Proteins from a single region of Natrinema amylolyticum:
- a CDS encoding mannonate dehydratase — translation MSQNSSADVRVGVRTRSLSEPRLRYIRQLGATDIFVDHADTEEEPDEFNDRDGTDTIAVGPNQIPSVSELMAARERIEDAGLSFTGIQSLPYSMYGDIMFGRDGADEALDQITTLIRNLGEAGIPILGYQWNPRSVVPMRTSPVEDRGGAESTAFDYDELDNPNELAPSIDREYTEDEFWDNYKYFLETVLPVAEEAGVDLALHPVDPPSLESLGGIPRLFRNVENFEKGMELVPSDNHGLKLCLGCFSQMGEDVTEVIRRFGERDQIVFIHFRDVVGTMPKFHETFVDKGNFDTADAVRVLHDVGFEGPVIPDHVPKMVGDDDWRHRGRGFTIGYLRGVVDTVRTEPTQTTPAPEAE, via the coding sequence ATGAGCCAGAACAGTAGTGCTGATGTCCGCGTTGGCGTTCGGACACGATCCCTTTCAGAACCCCGATTACGGTATATTCGTCAACTGGGTGCAACGGATATTTTCGTAGATCACGCCGATACGGAGGAGGAACCCGACGAATTCAACGACCGTGATGGAACTGATACGATTGCAGTCGGTCCAAACCAGATTCCGTCCGTTTCGGAACTTATGGCCGCTCGAGAGCGGATCGAGGACGCGGGGCTGTCCTTCACGGGTATTCAATCACTCCCGTATTCGATGTACGGTGACATCATGTTCGGCCGTGACGGTGCGGACGAGGCGCTCGATCAGATTACGACCCTAATTCGAAATCTCGGAGAGGCTGGCATCCCAATCTTGGGATATCAGTGGAACCCCCGCAGCGTCGTTCCGATGCGTACTTCCCCTGTTGAAGACCGGGGTGGCGCCGAATCTACTGCCTTCGATTACGATGAACTGGACAACCCGAACGAGCTCGCACCCAGTATCGACCGTGAGTATACCGAGGACGAATTTTGGGACAACTATAAGTACTTCCTCGAGACCGTTCTTCCGGTAGCCGAGGAGGCAGGTGTCGATCTGGCACTCCACCCGGTCGATCCGCCGAGTCTCGAATCGCTCGGAGGCATTCCGCGCCTGTTCCGCAATGTAGAGAACTTCGAAAAGGGCATGGAACTCGTCCCAAGCGACAATCACGGATTGAAGCTCTGTCTGGGCTGTTTCTCACAGATGGGTGAGGATGTTACCGAGGTCATCCGTCGATTCGGCGAGCGCGACCAGATTGTCTTTATCCACTTCCGTGATGTCGTCGGCACGATGCCGAAGTTCCACGAGACGTTCGTCGATAAGGGCAACTTCGATACCGCTGACGCGGTAAGAGTGCTCCACGATGTCGGTTTCGAAGGGCCAGTCATTCCCGACCACGTACCAAAGATGGTGGGTGATGACGACTGGCGACACCGAGGACGCGGATTTACCATCGGATATCTCCGCGGTGTCGTCGATACGGTCCGTACGGAACCGACGCAGACAACGCCAGCGCCCGAGGCCGAGTAA
- a CDS encoding universal stress protein: MDTVLVAQTGDEPDQKLLRTAKRHVTGTDTEIIFCRIIDEKKIQNNVQRQANSERQIESIDEMEQIAKTEAKDIARDAFGDDVPYRTIGLVGTIPEGLIQVAEEEKCAQIFISGKKRSPAGKAVFGDVAQSVILQFDGPVTVTTI; the protein is encoded by the coding sequence ATGGATACAGTGCTTGTTGCCCAAACAGGCGATGAACCGGATCAAAAATTACTCCGTACAGCAAAGCGACACGTTACCGGAACGGATACCGAGATTATATTTTGCAGGATAATAGATGAGAAAAAAATACAGAATAACGTTCAACGGCAGGCAAACTCGGAGAGGCAAATCGAAAGCATCGACGAAATGGAGCAAATCGCAAAGACCGAAGCGAAAGATATTGCGCGCGATGCGTTCGGTGACGATGTCCCATATAGAACAATCGGTCTCGTTGGGACAATTCCAGAGGGCCTCATCCAAGTAGCTGAGGAAGAAAAGTGCGCCCAGATCTTCATTAGCGGAAAGAAGCGCTCCCCGGCCGGAAAAGCAGTTTTCGGCGATGTGGCCCAATCCGTTATCCTCCAATTCGATGGACCGGTTACTGTAACGACGATATAA
- a CDS encoding TRAP transporter large permease, which yields MELLLIGLIFLGGLLVLYALGMPVAVAIGSACVLIMLSPFGPPLNFGLMSNQLMHGLNSFTLLAVPFYLMLGRLMNRTDMTSEVFDFANAVFGRVRGGIAQVNIGASVIFSGMSGLAVADAAGLGRVEYNAMRDQGYDKKTAIGVTGASSIIGPIIPPSVPIILYGVLAEESIGALFLAGIVPGLLLAVVLSVFTYLVVRWKGYGKGEAVGLRSIGQEFINALPALVIPVFIVGGILSGMFTATEAGAVAVLYAIGLGFYQGSLTGGILLEEFRDGMVETFSILFIISLAMLYGLVALQLRIPILLADAITGFTTDPTVAILIFVPLFMLIGTFMSITATIMIMVPILMPIIGTLGIDPIHFGIVMILSLMTGVVTPPLGSVLFVLEKVTDASLETVMRAMVLFYIPLLVVILIVALVPEVSLYVPNNYFF from the coding sequence ATGGAGCTATTACTGATCGGACTCATCTTCCTCGGCGGACTGCTGGTCCTCTATGCGCTCGGCATGCCCGTCGCGGTCGCGATCGGATCAGCATGTGTCCTTATCATGCTCTCCCCGTTTGGTCCACCCCTTAATTTCGGCTTGATGTCAAATCAGTTGATGCACGGCCTGAACTCGTTTACGTTACTCGCAGTTCCGTTCTATCTCATGTTAGGTCGATTGATGAATAGGACGGATATGACCTCCGAGGTCTTCGACTTCGCGAACGCGGTATTCGGCCGGGTCAGAGGCGGAATTGCGCAGGTCAATATCGGCGCAAGCGTCATCTTCTCCGGGATGTCCGGATTGGCGGTCGCTGACGCTGCAGGGCTCGGCCGGGTCGAGTACAACGCGATGCGCGATCAAGGATACGATAAAAAGACGGCAATCGGTGTCACTGGCGCGTCCTCGATCATCGGACCAATCATTCCGCCGAGTGTGCCGATCATTCTCTACGGCGTGTTAGCGGAAGAGTCCATTGGGGCGCTATTCCTCGCCGGAATTGTACCCGGACTGCTACTTGCGGTTGTCCTTTCCGTCTTCACGTATCTCGTCGTCCGGTGGAAAGGATACGGGAAGGGCGAGGCCGTCGGACTCCGGTCGATCGGTCAAGAGTTCATCAACGCTCTCCCTGCGCTAGTGATCCCTGTATTCATCGTCGGCGGTATTCTCTCGGGGATGTTCACCGCGACGGAGGCTGGCGCAGTCGCAGTCCTCTACGCAATCGGACTGGGCTTCTATCAGGGTTCTCTCACCGGAGGGATACTGCTTGAGGAATTCCGAGACGGGATGGTTGAGACGTTCTCTATTCTGTTCATCATCTCTCTCGCTATGCTCTACGGTCTTGTCGCGCTGCAGCTCCGAATTCCAATATTGTTAGCTGACGCCATTACAGGATTTACGACGGATCCGACAGTGGCAATCCTGATCTTCGTTCCGCTGTTCATGCTCATCGGGACGTTCATGAGCATCACTGCGACGATCATGATCATGGTTCCGATCCTCATGCCGATCATTGGGACACTCGGAATCGATCCGATCCACTTCGGGATCGTGATGATCCTCTCACTCATGACCGGCGTCGTGACGCCGCCGCTGGGATCGGTCCTTTTCGTTCTGGAAAAGGTGACCGATGCTTCGCTCGAAACTGTCATGCGCGCGATGGTCTTGTTCTACATTCCATTACTAGTCGTTATCTTGATTGTCGCCCTCGTGCCTGAAGTTTCGCTCTACGTCCCGAACAACTACTTCTTCTGA
- a CDS encoding TRAP transporter small permease → MDIDQSLGLKRDTWYDWIVLNVATFIFIMMLVLTVFQIIVRVLNLPVSGGAWWTEPLARYLLIVGTYGGAAVASRNGEHIKMTIVSTQLEKRSPVIGSIVDILAQVLTIVFLIMLGYAGFRASLQNWDTPMMAVGQVHQGWIYGSITVFIGMMVFYELINLRSLLTRTNFSQQLMNKENRANKEGE, encoded by the coding sequence ATGGATATCGACCAATCACTGGGATTGAAAAGAGATACATGGTACGATTGGATCGTATTAAATGTAGCCACATTTATTTTTATTATGATGTTGGTTTTGACAGTATTTCAGATAATCGTCCGTGTACTCAATCTCCCGGTCAGCGGGGGCGCATGGTGGACGGAACCGCTCGCACGATATTTGCTCATAGTCGGGACATACGGTGGGGCTGCAGTTGCCTCCAGAAACGGCGAACATATCAAGATGACAATCGTCTCTACCCAGCTCGAAAAACGATCTCCGGTGATCGGATCAATCGTCGATATCCTTGCGCAGGTCTTGACGATTGTCTTCCTAATCATGTTGGGGTATGCCGGCTTTCGTGCGTCGCTTCAGAACTGGGATACGCCTATGATGGCTGTAGGTCAGGTACACCAGGGATGGATATACGGATCAATAACGGTATTCATCGGGATGATGGTGTTCTACGAACTAATCAATCTGCGCTCTCTGCTAACGAGAACCAATTTCAGTCAACAACTCATGAACAAAGAAAACCGCGCGAACAAGGAGGGAGAATAA
- a CDS encoding TRAP transporter substrate-binding protein, protein MSGKQTSGKESRLSNMTRRQAVKMGIGASGLATLAGCMGGDGSSGGTTITMASVMEEGTSLVYAGKQFKDRIEEESDGDITVEFSYGGSYGSETETFDLMNQGAVDMYTGGSDAYDMHAPEYYFFNSPYVLDSFEHQQRIMQSDQFQEEVYPALEEAGIKVAGPRVYRGMRHYTSNEPVRTPEDVQGMDLRLPSHDSWVKAWEAVGASPSPVSLDELYSGLQQGVVEASEGPPAQIASLSLWEVQDYYSKTSHLPQSGQMYVSTSFYEGLDQSQQDMIDEIVTEVSEEATQWARDSEEELLTQASENGMEIIEDVDSEAFYEAAAPAIEQLFEETYAGSWEDWRNI, encoded by the coding sequence ATGTCTGGCAAACAGACTTCTGGGAAGGAGAGCCGTTTGAGTAATATGACGCGGCGTCAAGCCGTCAAGATGGGTATTGGTGCATCTGGACTAGCAACTCTTGCTGGGTGTATGGGTGGGGATGGTAGCAGTGGCGGAACTACCATCACGATGGCAAGTGTGATGGAAGAGGGAACTTCGCTGGTTTACGCGGGCAAACAGTTCAAAGACCGCATCGAAGAGGAATCGGACGGAGATATCACCGTCGAGTTCTCCTACGGCGGTTCGTACGGGTCAGAAACCGAAACGTTCGATCTGATGAACCAGGGGGCAGTTGACATGTATACCGGCGGGTCAGACGCTTACGACATGCACGCACCCGAGTACTACTTCTTCAACTCGCCGTACGTCCTCGATAGTTTCGAGCACCAGCAGCGGATCATGCAGTCGGACCAGTTTCAGGAAGAAGTATACCCGGCCCTTGAGGAAGCAGGGATAAAGGTCGCTGGTCCTCGAGTCTACAGAGGGATGCGTCATTACACGTCGAACGAGCCAGTTCGCACTCCTGAGGACGTTCAAGGGATGGATCTCCGGCTTCCGAGTCATGATTCATGGGTGAAAGCGTGGGAAGCCGTCGGTGCGAGTCCATCACCTGTCTCACTCGACGAACTCTATTCAGGCCTTCAGCAGGGCGTTGTTGAAGCTTCTGAAGGTCCACCAGCCCAAATCGCCTCGCTTAGCCTCTGGGAAGTGCAGGACTACTACAGTAAAACGAGCCATCTCCCGCAGAGTGGACAGATGTACGTTAGTACCAGTTTCTATGAGGGACTGGATCAGTCTCAGCAGGATATGATCGACGAGATTGTCACTGAAGTTTCCGAAGAGGCAACGCAGTGGGCCCGTGACTCGGAAGAAGAACTACTTACTCAGGCCAGCGAAAACGGCATGGAAATCATCGAAGATGTCGATTCAGAGGCGTTCTATGAGGCAGCCGCTCCTGCTATCGAACAGTTATTCGAAGAGACGTATGCCGGTTCGTGGGAGGACTGGCGTAACATCTGA
- a CDS encoding aldehyde dehydrogenase family protein, translated as MPTAHRNYVDGEWVESRSGDTFEVLNPANTTEVVGKFQSSTSEDAEEAVEAAVAAEDEWASTPGPSRGAILKETAQILEDQKDELTETLVREEGKTLSEAGGEVQRAIDIFYYYAQKASDLGGTVKSPSGEDKNLYTKHEPLGTVALITPWNYPIAIPAWKLAPALAAGNTAVLKPASAAPTVASKLLEALDEAGLPDGVANYVTGSGSEVGGVLTDHEGVDAVSFTGSTQVGTAVAQAAADDLKRVQCEMGGKNPTVVMPSADVDEAVDIVGAGAFGTTGQSCTAASRAIVHEDVYDEFVDAIADYAENLKVGPGVDDPDMGPHVTESELKGSLEYIDIAEDEGATLVAGGNALTDDEYADGHYIEPTVFADVENDMRIAQEEVFGPVLSVLKVSSFEEGLEVANDIDYGLSASIVTQDLTEANQFAENVESGVAKVNEKTTGLELHVPFGGYKQSSTDTYREQGDAGLDFFTSTKTVYMNY; from the coding sequence ATGCCAACAGCGCACCGAAACTATGTCGATGGAGAATGGGTCGAATCGCGTTCCGGAGACACGTTCGAAGTACTAAATCCCGCAAACACGACCGAGGTCGTCGGCAAGTTTCAGTCGTCGACCTCCGAAGACGCTGAAGAAGCAGTTGAGGCCGCAGTCGCCGCTGAGGACGAGTGGGCGTCGACGCCCGGCCCGTCCCGCGGCGCGATCCTCAAGGAAACGGCGCAGATCCTCGAGGACCAGAAGGACGAACTGACCGAGACACTGGTTCGGGAGGAAGGGAAGACGCTCAGCGAGGCCGGTGGCGAGGTTCAGCGCGCGATCGACATCTTCTACTACTACGCACAGAAGGCCAGCGACCTCGGCGGCACCGTCAAGTCACCTAGCGGCGAAGACAAGAACCTCTACACCAAACACGAGCCGCTCGGCACCGTCGCGCTGATCACGCCGTGGAACTATCCCATCGCGATCCCGGCCTGGAAGCTGGCACCCGCGCTGGCGGCCGGCAACACGGCCGTCCTCAAGCCCGCCTCGGCGGCGCCGACCGTCGCCTCGAAGCTGCTCGAGGCGCTCGACGAAGCGGGACTGCCCGACGGCGTCGCGAACTACGTCACCGGCTCCGGGAGCGAGGTCGGCGGCGTGCTGACCGACCACGAGGGCGTCGACGCCGTCTCCTTTACCGGGAGCACGCAGGTCGGGACCGCCGTCGCACAAGCCGCCGCGGACGACCTCAAACGCGTCCAGTGTGAGATGGGCGGCAAGAACCCGACGGTCGTGATGCCCAGCGCGGACGTCGACGAGGCGGTCGACATCGTCGGCGCCGGCGCGTTCGGAACCACGGGCCAGTCCTGTACCGCGGCCTCCCGCGCGATCGTCCATGAGGACGTCTACGACGAGTTCGTCGATGCCATCGCCGATTACGCCGAGAACCTCAAGGTCGGGCCAGGTGTCGATGATCCGGACATGGGCCCCCACGTGACGGAGAGCGAACTCAAGGGAAGCCTCGAGTACATTGACATCGCCGAAGACGAAGGCGCGACCCTAGTCGCCGGCGGCAACGCGCTCACCGACGACGAGTACGCCGACGGCCACTACATCGAGCCGACGGTCTTCGCCGACGTGGAAAACGACATGCGCATCGCCCAAGAAGAAGTCTTCGGGCCGGTGCTGTCGGTGCTGAAGGTTAGCAGCTTCGAGGAGGGCCTCGAGGTCGCCAACGACATCGACTACGGCCTCTCGGCGAGTATCGTCACGCAGGACCTCACCGAGGCCAACCAGTTCGCCGAGAACGTCGAGTCGGGCGTCGCGAAGGTCAACGAGAAGACGACCGGGCTCGAACTGCACGTTCCCTTCGGCGGCTATAAACAGTCCTCGACGGACACCTATCGCGAGCAGGGCGACGCTGGACTGGACTTCTTCACGTCGACGAAGACGGTCTACATGAACTACTAA
- a CDS encoding dihydrodipicolinate synthase family protein: MSLPAKQVRSRLRGVAVGLLTPFDDDLEIEHEKIAENARELYDEGIRTFLATANISEYHSLSASERVDVAETSVDALPSDACVLAGVGGSTRDAQELIQAYDRIDVDAMMIMPPDHTYLHEQGLLEYYRDLSSVTETPLVPYVRGFDPSVDYLVGLSRVEGVVGVKYALKDPVKLGAAVEASDDDVVWVDGLAEPYAVSFWAEGAEGFSAGVSNFRPEIGLELFDALSEGDWERASRLRNICLPYQNFRDETGQDNEIEGAISVSAVKKGLELAGLNGGNVRAPIRSLAPKEEQKAERLYSQLEDDIESLIE; the protein is encoded by the coding sequence ATGTCATTGCCAGCCAAGCAGGTACGGAGCCGCCTCCGTGGCGTTGCTGTCGGTCTGTTGACGCCATTCGATGACGACCTCGAGATCGAACACGAGAAGATCGCTGAGAACGCCCGAGAGCTGTACGACGAAGGGATTCGGACGTTCTTAGCGACCGCGAACATCAGCGAATATCACTCGCTGTCGGCGAGCGAGCGCGTCGACGTGGCCGAGACGAGCGTCGACGCGCTCCCGTCGGACGCGTGCGTCCTCGCGGGCGTCGGCGGCAGCACCCGGGACGCACAGGAATTGATTCAAGCGTACGATCGCATCGACGTCGACGCGATGATGATCATGCCGCCGGACCACACCTATCTCCACGAACAGGGACTACTGGAGTACTATCGTGACCTCTCCTCGGTGACGGAGACGCCACTCGTCCCCTACGTCCGCGGCTTCGATCCGTCCGTCGACTACCTCGTCGGCCTTTCCCGCGTCGAGGGCGTCGTCGGGGTCAAGTACGCGCTGAAGGACCCGGTCAAGCTCGGGGCGGCCGTCGAGGCCAGCGACGACGACGTCGTCTGGGTCGACGGCCTCGCGGAACCGTACGCCGTTTCGTTCTGGGCCGAGGGCGCAGAGGGCTTCTCCGCGGGCGTCAGTAACTTCCGACCGGAAATCGGGCTCGAACTGTTCGACGCGCTCTCCGAGGGCGACTGGGAGCGTGCCAGCCGACTCCGGAACATCTGCCTGCCGTACCAGAACTTCCGGGACGAGACCGGTCAGGACAACGAGATCGAGGGCGCGATCAGCGTCTCGGCGGTCAAAAAGGGACTCGAACTCGCCGGCCTCAACGGGGGCAACGTCCGAGCACCGATTCGATCGCTCGCACCCAAAGAGGAGCAGAAGGCCGAACGACTGTACAGTCAACTCGAGGACGACATCGAATCTCTCATCGAGTAA
- a CDS encoding ThuA domain-containing protein, protein MHIDALAIGGNEFEFHEFATIGPVLADVFDGVAELNRTTDRDAVLELDAYDVLVDYTTKADWTDEQLAAIRSFVTGGGGYVGIHCAADVDSFVDDPCDDLASLIGGRFVTHPEMTDLEVEIVDQNHPVTADVETVRTYDEPYQLDWNEDRVDVLAEFTHESMGTMPAAWVRSEGDGRVFYCSLGHDTDAFDPDDVRTLLRHGLSWAARER, encoded by the coding sequence ATGCATATCGACGCGCTGGCGATCGGCGGTAACGAGTTCGAGTTTCACGAGTTCGCGACGATCGGACCGGTGCTCGCGGACGTCTTCGACGGCGTCGCCGAACTCAACCGGACGACCGACCGCGATGCGGTCCTCGAACTCGACGCCTACGACGTCCTCGTCGACTACACGACGAAGGCCGACTGGACCGACGAACAGCTCGCGGCGATCCGCTCGTTCGTCACCGGCGGCGGGGGATACGTCGGCATCCACTGCGCAGCGGACGTCGACTCCTTCGTCGACGACCCGTGCGACGACCTGGCGTCGCTCATCGGCGGGCGGTTCGTCACGCACCCCGAGATGACCGACCTCGAGGTCGAAATCGTCGACCAGAACCATCCGGTGACGGCCGACGTCGAGACTGTTCGAACGTACGACGAACCGTACCAACTCGACTGGAACGAGGATCGCGTCGACGTTCTCGCGGAGTTCACGCACGAATCGATGGGAACGATGCCGGCTGCCTGGGTCCGTTCCGAGGGGGATGGACGCGTCTTCTACTGCTCGCTCGGGCACGATACCGACGCGTTCGATCCCGATGACGTCCGAACGCTTCTCAGACACGGCCTCTCGTGGGCCGCCAGAGAGCGGTAG